One stretch of Pseudomonas azotoformans DNA includes these proteins:
- a CDS encoding type III secretion system HrpP C-terminal domain-containing protein: MTQVSDKPAERPRGLEQREEREPGAGGVVPVELTRLFNQMWAEDGEGSGGGAYLSRSKSLGGAAMIEALAEQLATRLQGASQWPLQAVFHLPRLGRINASVHREQSSWSIDLEAQEEATARWLSGMRQQCEDRFARMLGQPVSVFLPDAGCAC; this comes from the coding sequence ATGACCCAGGTTTCAGATAAACCCGCTGAACGTCCACGGGGGCTTGAACAACGAGAAGAGCGTGAGCCCGGAGCAGGAGGCGTCGTGCCTGTGGAGTTGACGCGGTTGTTCAACCAGATGTGGGCTGAGGACGGTGAGGGCTCAGGCGGGGGCGCTTACCTATCGAGATCAAAGTCACTGGGCGGTGCCGCGATGATCGAGGCGCTTGCCGAACAGCTGGCGACGCGTCTGCAGGGCGCCTCGCAGTGGCCGCTTCAGGCGGTGTTCCACTTGCCTCGTCTGGGGCGAATCAATGCCAGTGTGCACCGCGAGCAGAGCAGTTGGAGTATCGATTTGGAGGCGCAAGAGGAAGCGACGGCGCGATGGCTCAGCGGTATGCGGCAACAATGTGAGGATCGCTTCGCACGCATGCTGGGACAGCCGGTCAGCGTGTTTTTACCCGATGCCGGCTGCGCATGCTAG
- a CDS encoding FliM/FliN family flagellar motor switch protein has product MLVPLLTLPTVNGNTVAARRRLGRGLCMPFQVAGQRGQLRLEPGRAPARGEVACFDTVYGVLALADAGPLLSLLGECPVTLAPSGNDPDSWFWTLFQYHLSPQVKALLGNIRLLETKPSKAFGCRLSVTLGQSRVEGYMWMSAESFLAFCDAGLWRATAGPLPASFRLAIAVPLGHLQLPIAQARSLRTGDVLVLEQTFFHPQGSGHVQVGKQRLHGCIGDDSGPLCLILTSIEETSVDEEFIAPHYAGDEGDEPVMDVFGHEPFDELSMALNVRCGTLNLTLGELRNLAPGAVLGITGYAPGTAGLYYGDRPLGQGQLVEVDGRLGLQLSRVMFDR; this is encoded by the coding sequence ATGCTAGTGCCGTTGCTGACATTACCTACGGTCAATGGCAACACAGTTGCTGCCCGACGCAGGCTGGGGCGTGGCCTGTGCATGCCGTTTCAGGTAGCCGGGCAGCGAGGTCAGCTGAGGCTCGAACCTGGGCGTGCCCCGGCACGTGGTGAGGTGGCGTGCTTCGATACGGTGTATGGCGTACTGGCGCTGGCCGACGCGGGGCCGCTGCTCAGCCTGCTGGGTGAGTGTCCTGTGACGCTGGCTCCGTCGGGCAACGATCCGGACTCCTGGTTTTGGACGTTGTTCCAGTATCACCTGAGTCCTCAGGTAAAAGCCCTGCTGGGTAATATTCGCTTGCTGGAGACCAAACCCTCCAAGGCGTTTGGCTGCCGACTTAGTGTGACCCTCGGGCAATCCCGGGTCGAGGGGTATATGTGGATGAGCGCCGAGAGCTTCCTGGCATTTTGCGACGCTGGGCTATGGCGTGCCACGGCCGGGCCGTTGCCCGCGTCGTTTCGGTTGGCGATTGCGGTGCCCCTTGGGCACTTGCAATTACCGATCGCCCAAGCACGCAGTCTGCGCACTGGGGATGTGTTGGTGCTTGAGCAGACCTTTTTCCACCCCCAGGGCAGTGGCCATGTCCAGGTTGGCAAACAGCGACTGCATGGGTGCATTGGCGATGACAGCGGGCCGTTGTGCCTGATCCTAACTTCAATCGAGGAGACGTCTGTGGACGAAGAATTTATAGCCCCCCACTACGCCGGGGATGAGGGCGATGAGCCTGTGATGGACGTATTCGGCCACGAGCCGTTCGATGAGTTGAGCATGGCGCTGAACGTACGCTGCGGCACGTTGAACCTGACCCTGGGCGAGTTGCGCAACCTCGCGCCAGGCGCGGTGCTGGGCATTACCGGTTACGCGCCAGGCACGGCTGGGCTCTATTACGGTGACCGACCGCTTGGTCAGGGGCAGTTGGTGGAAGTCGATGGGCGCCTGGGGTTGCAACTCTCCCGCGTGATGTTCGACCGATGA
- the sctR gene encoding type III secretion system export apparatus subunit SctR translates to MTFQGVDPLILALLLATLSLMPMLLIVCTAFLKIVIVLMITRNAIGVQQVPPSMAINGIALAATLFIMAPVGYEVAENVKASPLDLSSVQTFLQTGNEAIKPLRAFMLRNIDPDVLTHLLENTARLWPAQMAQEVQREDFILLIPAFVLSQLQAGFEIGFLIYIPFIVIDLIVSNLLLALGMQMVSPMTISLPLKLLLFVLVSGWSRLFDSLSLSYL, encoded by the coding sequence ATGACGTTTCAGGGGGTGGACCCCTTAATCCTGGCCTTACTACTGGCAACGTTGTCGTTGATGCCCATGCTGTTGATCGTCTGCACGGCGTTCCTGAAGATCGTGATTGTGCTGATGATCACCCGCAACGCCATTGGTGTGCAGCAGGTGCCGCCGAGCATGGCCATCAATGGCATCGCGCTTGCGGCCACGCTGTTTATCATGGCGCCTGTGGGGTATGAAGTCGCCGAGAACGTCAAAGCGTCGCCGCTTGACCTGAGCAGCGTGCAAACGTTCTTGCAGACCGGAAATGAAGCCATCAAACCGTTGCGTGCCTTCATGTTGCGCAACATCGATCCGGATGTGCTGACACACCTGCTTGAAAACACCGCACGCCTGTGGCCGGCGCAGATGGCCCAAGAGGTGCAGCGCGAGGACTTTATCCTGTTGATCCCGGCGTTCGTGTTGTCGCAACTGCAGGCGGGGTTCGAGATCGGCTTCCTGATCTATATCCCCTTCATCGTCATCGACTTGATTGTCTCCAACCTGCTGTTGGCGCTGGGCATGCAAATGGTCTCGCCGATGACCATTTCCCTGCCGCTCAAATTACTGTTGTTCGTGCTGGTGTCCGGTTGGTCACGGTTGTTCGATAGTCTGTCCCTCTCTTATCTCTGA
- the sctS gene encoding type III secretion system export apparatus subunit SctS, with protein sequence MEPIVLFKQGMLLVVVLSAPPLIIAVVVGVMTSLVQALMQVQDQTLPFGIKLVAVGITLIMTGRWIGVELIQLMNLTFDMIGRSALN encoded by the coding sequence ATGGAACCCATCGTGCTGTTCAAGCAAGGCATGTTGCTGGTGGTTGTGCTGTCGGCACCGCCGTTGATCATAGCAGTGGTGGTGGGCGTGATGACGTCCCTGGTGCAGGCGTTGATGCAGGTGCAGGACCAGACATTGCCCTTCGGCATCAAGCTGGTGGCGGTGGGGATCACACTCATCATGACCGGCCGTTGGATTGGCGTGGAGTTGATCCAGCTGATGAACCTGACCTTTGACATGATCGGCCGGTCGGCCTTGAACTGA
- the sctT gene encoding type III secretion system export apparatus subunit SctT codes for MQLYLEYLPSLVIGMARIYPCGILVAAFCFQHIKGMPRHTIVMVLALMPAPGIHAALAGQDYSSMLLIALVLKEVALGVLLGVLLSMPFWMFESVGALLDNQRGALAGGQLNPSLGPDATPIGHLFKQLAIFLLMASLGLGALTQVIWDSYLIWPPTVWFPLPAANGMSVFIGLLGDTFTHMMLYAAPFIAVLLLLEFGIALLGVYSQQLQVSTLAPPVKSLAGIGILLLYYALLQDLIVGRMGLLGDLKHSVGLLIKVAIP; via the coding sequence ATGCAGCTCTATCTCGAGTATTTGCCCAGCCTGGTGATCGGCATGGCGCGCATCTACCCTTGTGGCATTTTGGTCGCGGCGTTCTGTTTTCAGCATATAAAGGGCATGCCGCGCCATACCATCGTGATGGTGTTGGCCTTGATGCCTGCACCGGGTATCCATGCGGCGCTGGCGGGACAGGATTACTCCTCGATGCTGCTGATTGCGCTGGTGCTCAAGGAAGTGGCTCTGGGCGTTTTACTGGGCGTGCTGCTATCGATGCCGTTCTGGATGTTTGAGTCCGTGGGTGCGCTGCTGGATAACCAGCGCGGCGCCTTGGCCGGTGGTCAGCTCAACCCGTCGCTGGGACCGGACGCGACGCCGATCGGGCACTTGTTCAAGCAACTGGCGATTTTCCTGCTGATGGCGAGCTTGGGGTTGGGCGCGTTGACCCAAGTCATCTGGGACAGTTACCTGATCTGGCCACCCACTGTGTGGTTCCCGTTGCCGGCGGCGAATGGCATGAGTGTGTTCATTGGTCTGTTGGGTGACACCTTTACGCACATGATGCTCTACGCTGCGCCGTTTATTGCGGTGCTGTTGTTGCTGGAGTTCGGCATCGCTCTGCTGGGGGTCTACAGCCAACAGTTACAAGTGAGTACGCTGGCGCCACCGGTAAAGAGCCTGGCGGGGATTGGTATTCTCTTGCTCTACTACGCGCTGTTGCAGGACCTGATCGTCGGGCGCATGGGGCTGTTGGGCGATCTTAAGCATTCAGTGGGGCTGTTGATCAAGGTCGCTATCCCATGA
- the sctU gene encoding type III secretion system export apparatus subunit SctU, with protein sequence MSDSGEKKHPASAKKLRDQRKKGQVAQSQDVAKLVALTAISEIALFTAESSLQRFQQLMLLPMSRLAQPFARALEEVLFEGMVVFFSFALLMAGVAIAAKLISSWMQFGLLFAPETLKLDFNRLNPISQIKQMFSAQQLMNLLMSVAKACLIALILYVVIWPSLGTLINLATSDLQSYILALIALFRHLLHVCLGMLLVLALIDLIMAKHFFAKRMRMTQVEVVKEYKDMEGDPHVKGQRRALAQQLAQEEPKVKLPKLEEADMLVVNPTHFAVALYYRPGKTPLPLLVSKGTDAEARKLIHRAKVADVPVIQCVWLARTLYTRKLGASIPRETLQAVAVIYRTLRELDDEAKRETLELPELEQR encoded by the coding sequence ATGAGTGACTCCGGCGAAAAAAAGCACCCGGCGTCTGCCAAGAAGCTGCGTGACCAGCGCAAGAAGGGCCAGGTTGCCCAAAGCCAGGATGTGGCAAAGCTGGTGGCGTTGACGGCCATCAGCGAAATTGCCTTGTTCACCGCCGAGAGCAGCCTGCAACGCTTCCAACAATTGATGCTGCTGCCGATGTCACGCCTGGCTCAGCCCTTTGCGCGAGCGTTGGAGGAGGTGTTGTTTGAAGGGATGGTGGTTTTTTTCTCATTTGCCCTGTTGATGGCCGGGGTGGCGATCGCCGCCAAGCTGATCAGCAGTTGGATGCAGTTCGGATTGCTGTTTGCACCGGAGACCCTGAAGCTGGATTTCAATCGCCTCAACCCGATCAGCCAAATCAAGCAAATGTTCTCGGCCCAGCAGTTGATGAACTTGTTGATGAGCGTCGCAAAAGCCTGCCTGATCGCGTTGATTCTGTATGTGGTGATCTGGCCCTCATTGGGCACGCTGATCAATTTGGCCACCAGTGATCTGCAGAGTTACATCCTGGCGTTGATCGCGTTGTTCCGTCACCTGTTGCATGTCTGCCTCGGCATGCTGCTGGTGCTGGCGCTCATCGACCTGATCATGGCGAAGCACTTTTTTGCCAAGCGCATGCGCATGACCCAGGTGGAGGTGGTCAAAGAGTACAAGGACATGGAAGGCGACCCCCATGTAAAAGGCCAGCGGCGCGCACTGGCGCAACAATTGGCCCAGGAGGAGCCGAAGGTCAAGCTGCCCAAGCTGGAAGAGGCCGATATGCTGGTGGTCAACCCGACGCACTTTGCTGTCGCCTTGTATTACCGTCCCGGTAAAACCCCGCTGCCCTTGCTGGTCAGCAAAGGTACGGATGCAGAAGCCCGTAAACTGATCCATCGCGCCAAGGTTGCCGACGTACCGGTGATCCAGTGCGTGTGGCTGGCCCGTACGCTCTACACGAGAAAGCTGGGTGCCAGTATCCCCCGCGAAACCCTGCAGGCGGTTGCAGTGATTTACCGCACCTTGCGTGAGCTCGATGATGAAGCCAAGCGCGAAACCCTGGAGTTGCCGGAGCTTGAGCAACGTTGA
- a CDS encoding transcriptional regulator has product MPDDQRQVFLDNLVSGTAAHLSLAPGISACALQAGNRPGLALKIAREAVQAGQLQRVLERRFEQALAFDGCFIYVDDQDALVIWHALPTTHSTVDRVLSRLLSLANLQTLDADRIR; this is encoded by the coding sequence ATGCCTGACGATCAACGCCAGGTATTTCTGGATAACCTGGTGAGCGGCACTGCCGCTCACCTGTCCCTGGCACCCGGTATCAGCGCTTGCGCACTGCAGGCTGGAAACCGCCCGGGACTGGCACTGAAGATCGCTCGCGAAGCAGTGCAGGCCGGGCAATTGCAGCGGGTGTTGGAAAGGCGATTTGAGCAGGCGCTGGCGTTCGATGGTTGTTTTATCTACGTCGACGACCAAGACGCTCTGGTGATCTGGCACGCCCTGCCCACAACCCACAGTACTGTGGACAGAGTCCTCAGCCGGCTGCTGTCGCTGGCCAATCTGCAAACCTTGGACGCAGATAGAATCCGCTGA
- the hrpT gene encoding HrpT family type III secretion system protein yields the protein MKYRPLPIILIGAALLVSGCTPTCKGDSCSRPQSTKDKMVIWWPSSMRVEPGPAGERADYQTVSLER from the coding sequence ATGAAATACAGACCGTTACCCATCATCTTGATCGGTGCAGCATTGCTCGTCAGCGGCTGTACGCCCACCTGCAAAGGTGATTCGTGCTCACGCCCACAATCGACCAAAGACAAGATGGTGATCTGGTGGCCCTCATCGATGCGCGTCGAACCCGGCCCCGCCGGCGAGCGTGCGGACTACCAGACCGTGTCACTGGAACGATGA
- the sctC gene encoding type III secretion system outer membrane ring subunit SctC codes for MYNKHHKRSSLRVNPPEISLRRAGWRCLIALACVLAPAHNSFAAIPAEWKNTAYAYEAEHKPLRDVLEDFAQTFGTQLQIEGLLEGNVNGKIRANTPQSMLDRLAVEHRFQWYLYNNTLFVSTLDQQESARLEVSSETIADLKQALSDIGLLDSRFGWGELPEDGVVLVSGPKRYIEQIKHFSSQRRSPDEKQSVLSYPLKFANAGDRQVDYRGEKLNVPGVASILRGLLEPRSASTLTGQLQRPTSQPAPLTPNVPRLGNPLLGQILGANGHTGHVDAAPALTPRAPVSGGRIRVEADVRNNAVLIYDLPERQAMYRELINQLDVARKLIEIDAIILDIERTQLREFGVNWSFQNSRFRGGVNMAPGTSSQLSIEHRDRFYADIRALEEKGLATMVSNPSVLTLENQPAVIDFNRTQYLTRGSEYATILPVTVGTSFQVIPRVTTSRGSHQIHLAVDIEDGNFDESNPDPNHLDVRRGKVSTQAVMAEKRSLVVGGFHVTESADRQRKVPLLGDIPLLGKALFSSSERQNNRRERLFILTPRVIGDQDDSSRYLPQADQAELQAALAPLARRYAPHQPVIKRSDITATLAHLVSGEVPKAFKAAPMPLGLNTLCSTRDLLSLNTERSQWYAGPEYNVAVVVLRNQFNRNVRIDEKECSNSQTLAVTVWPRAWLKPGEEAEVFVAMRPVVKDEHLSVPRPSLITPAQKAMP; via the coding sequence ATGTATAACAAACACCACAAGCGCAGCAGCTTGCGCGTAAACCCGCCTGAAATTTCACTTCGACGTGCAGGTTGGCGATGCCTGATCGCACTGGCCTGTGTGCTCGCTCCGGCGCACAACAGTTTTGCTGCCATTCCCGCCGAGTGGAAGAACACCGCCTATGCTTATGAGGCAGAGCACAAACCGCTAAGGGACGTGCTTGAAGACTTCGCTCAGACCTTCGGCACACAGTTGCAAATCGAAGGCCTGCTGGAAGGCAACGTCAACGGCAAGATCCGCGCGAATACCCCGCAGTCCATGCTGGACAGGCTGGCCGTCGAGCATCGTTTTCAGTGGTATCTGTACAACAACACCCTATTCGTCAGCACGCTGGACCAGCAGGAGTCCGCGCGCCTGGAGGTCTCTTCAGAGACGATAGCGGACCTCAAGCAGGCGCTCAGCGATATTGGCCTGCTCGACAGCCGTTTCGGTTGGGGCGAGTTACCGGAAGACGGTGTGGTACTCGTCTCCGGTCCCAAGCGTTACATCGAACAGATCAAGCACTTCAGCAGCCAACGCCGCTCACCAGATGAGAAACAGAGCGTGCTCAGTTACCCACTGAAGTTCGCCAATGCGGGGGACCGCCAGGTGGATTACCGTGGCGAAAAGCTCAATGTGCCTGGGGTCGCCAGCATTTTACGCGGGCTGCTGGAACCGCGTTCCGCTTCGACGCTCACAGGACAGCTCCAACGCCCAACATCCCAGCCAGCCCCTCTCACGCCAAATGTGCCGCGGTTGGGAAACCCGCTGCTGGGCCAGATACTCGGTGCCAACGGCCACACAGGACACGTGGACGCAGCGCCGGCACTGACCCCGCGAGCACCGGTGTCCGGCGGTCGAATACGCGTCGAAGCCGATGTGCGCAACAACGCGGTGCTTATTTATGACCTGCCTGAACGCCAGGCCATGTACCGCGAGCTGATCAACCAACTCGATGTCGCGCGCAAGCTGATCGAAATCGATGCGATCATTCTCGATATCGAGCGTACGCAGCTGCGCGAATTCGGGGTGAACTGGAGTTTCCAGAACAGCCGCTTCCGGGGTGGCGTCAACATGGCACCCGGGACCTCGTCGCAGCTGTCGATTGAACACCGCGATCGCTTCTACGCCGACATACGCGCGCTCGAAGAAAAGGGACTGGCAACCATGGTCTCGAACCCTTCGGTGCTCACCCTGGAAAACCAACCAGCGGTAATCGACTTCAACCGCACCCAGTACCTCACTCGCGGCAGTGAATACGCAACCATTTTGCCGGTCACCGTGGGCACCAGTTTCCAGGTGATCCCCAGGGTTACCACCAGTCGCGGCAGTCACCAGATCCATTTGGCCGTGGACATTGAAGATGGCAATTTCGACGAGAGCAACCCTGATCCCAACCACCTTGATGTACGCCGGGGCAAGGTCAGCACCCAGGCCGTGATGGCGGAAAAGCGCTCGCTGGTGGTTGGCGGCTTCCATGTCACTGAAAGTGCCGACAGGCAAAGAAAGGTCCCTCTATTGGGCGATATTCCGCTGTTGGGCAAGGCATTGTTTTCCTCGAGCGAACGCCAGAACAATCGCCGTGAACGCCTGTTCATCCTCACCCCACGCGTCATCGGCGACCAGGACGACTCGTCGCGCTACTTGCCGCAAGCCGATCAAGCCGAGTTGCAAGCGGCCCTGGCACCGCTGGCCAGACGCTACGCCCCCCATCAGCCCGTCATAAAACGCAGTGACATCACCGCCACCCTGGCGCATCTGGTCAGCGGGGAAGTCCCCAAGGCTTTCAAGGCGGCACCGATGCCTCTGGGGCTGAACACCCTATGCAGCACCCGCGACCTGCTGTCACTGAACACAGAGCGCAGCCAGTGGTACGCAGGCCCGGAATACAACGTGGCGGTCGTGGTATTGCGCAACCAGTTCAACCGTAACGTCCGTATCGACGAGAAAGAGTGCAGCAACTCGCAGACACTGGCAGTCACCGTGTGGCCGCGCGCCTGGCTCAAGCCGGGCGAAGAGGCCGAGGTATTTGTCGCCATGCGCCCCGTAGTGAAGGATGAACACCTCAGTGTGCCCCGCCCCTCCTTGATCACACCCGCTCAGAAGGCCATGCCATGA
- the sctL gene encoding type III secretion system stator protein SctL, whose translation MHTVNTPLPSALIPREMLVDFTQASKLIEHAQAQARSLIEQTQAQCERVVEDAREHFWQRANPILQRWESERQAMHEGLEQVATSVINTAIRGFLDETVPPQRISALLNQLLAAQLPPVSATLLCHPQDREAVEQWLARRGDVPWTPRVDNEVSAQSLLLETEDGGLHINWVDALDHLIPPPSSDSRCR comes from the coding sequence GTGCACACCGTTAACACACCGTTGCCGTCGGCTCTGATTCCTCGGGAAATGCTTGTCGACTTCACTCAGGCCAGCAAGTTGATCGAGCACGCCCAAGCTCAGGCACGTTCACTCATAGAACAGACTCAAGCCCAGTGTGAGCGTGTGGTGGAAGATGCACGCGAACACTTCTGGCAACGCGCCAACCCCATTCTGCAACGCTGGGAGTCGGAACGTCAGGCGATGCATGAGGGCCTGGAACAGGTCGCGACCTCAGTGATCAACACCGCCATTCGGGGTTTCCTGGATGAGACCGTGCCCCCTCAACGCATCAGCGCCCTACTCAACCAACTGCTGGCGGCTCAACTGCCGCCCGTCAGCGCAACCCTGCTGTGCCATCCACAAGACCGAGAAGCCGTCGAGCAGTGGCTCGCTCGCCGGGGGGATGTGCCTTGGACACCTCGAGTCGACAACGAAGTCAGCGCCCAGTCACTGCTGCTCGAAACAGAAGACGGCGGCCTTCATATCAATTGGGTCGATGCTCTGGACCATCTGATACCCCCCCCCTCAAGTGACTCACGGTGTCGGTGA
- a CDS encoding type III secretion protein, whose translation MNKNLMWVRWWVSPWENAHRDWRMQNRFVETEALSRAYHQRVSLLFEIEPELPPRPSEPVFQLVLTCSPSQQDLALLLVREIDNPSHDSRLNQAHHLWCQRLTKAMTPEVLLPVNVDDPLHYLRAWVSPAIWQRLRLSFARERVLELESHPRLLSTHGRLDTMWQAALWRATSTPLNETQHLPS comes from the coding sequence ATGAATAAGAACCTCATGTGGGTTCGATGGTGGGTTTCCCCATGGGAAAACGCGCACCGCGACTGGCGCATGCAGAACCGCTTTGTGGAAACAGAGGCGCTTTCACGCGCTTATCATCAACGGGTGAGCCTTCTGTTCGAGATCGAGCCTGAACTTCCTCCCCGCCCTTCTGAGCCTGTATTTCAACTGGTACTGACCTGTAGTCCGTCACAACAAGACCTTGCTCTTTTATTGGTCAGAGAAATAGACAACCCCAGCCACGACAGCCGCTTGAACCAGGCACATCACCTCTGGTGCCAGCGCCTGACCAAGGCAATGACACCCGAGGTGCTGTTGCCGGTGAACGTTGACGACCCGCTGCATTACCTGCGCGCCTGGGTATCACCGGCCATCTGGCAGCGTTTGCGTCTGAGCTTTGCCCGCGAGCGAGTACTTGAACTGGAATCCCACCCCAGGTTGCTCAGCACCCACGGCCGCTTGGACACCATGTGGCAAGCCGCGCTCTGGCGGGCAACTTCAACCCCCCTCAACGAAACCCAACACCTGCCTTCGTGA
- the sctJ gene encoding type III secretion system inner membrane ring lipoprotein SctJ yields the protein MHRYLSITLFCLSTLMLAGCGESVELHRQLSEQEANEVVAELADKQIRAQKIPAKDGVVVRVRANDISRAVRTLEAAGLPKVGRSTLGDIFRKEGVISTPLEERARYIYALSQELEATLSNIDGVIVARVHVVLPERVAPGEPVQPASASVFIKHDPRLDPDNIQPRVRRMVASSIPGMASAIENTQKLTVVFVPATAYQETQQLNYLGPFLVPEQDLVFWRTSIMASLIALLLGGAAWLFWRRRTKDNPPKESATVPSYE from the coding sequence ATGCATCGCTATCTATCCATCACACTCTTTTGTTTATCGACATTGATGCTCGCCGGCTGCGGTGAGAGTGTTGAACTCCATCGCCAGTTGTCCGAGCAGGAAGCCAACGAAGTCGTTGCCGAGCTGGCGGACAAGCAGATCCGCGCCCAGAAGATTCCGGCCAAAGACGGCGTGGTCGTTCGCGTCCGGGCCAACGACATCAGCCGTGCTGTTCGCACGCTGGAGGCCGCCGGTCTACCCAAAGTGGGCCGCTCCACGTTAGGAGATATCTTTCGCAAAGAGGGGGTAATTTCCACCCCGCTGGAAGAGCGGGCGCGCTATATCTATGCACTGTCACAAGAATTGGAAGCCACGCTGTCGAACATCGATGGTGTGATCGTTGCGCGTGTCCATGTTGTGCTGCCGGAGCGGGTGGCGCCTGGAGAACCGGTACAACCGGCGTCCGCCTCGGTGTTTATCAAGCATGATCCGCGACTAGACCCCGACAACATTCAACCGCGCGTGCGCAGAATGGTTGCCAGCAGCATCCCCGGTATGGCCTCAGCGATAGAAAATACGCAAAAACTGACCGTCGTTTTCGTGCCGGCTACCGCTTATCAGGAGACGCAGCAACTCAACTACCTCGGGCCCTTCCTGGTACCGGAGCAAGACCTCGTGTTCTGGCGCACCAGTATCATGGCCTCCTTGATCGCCTTACTGCTGGGAGGTGCTGCATGGTTATTCTGGCGCCGACGGACCAAGGACAACCCGCCGAAAGAGTCTGCGACCGTACCTTCTTATGAATAA
- a CDS encoding sigma 54-interacting transcriptional regulator, translated as MLIPDQNNLLNDIPFIDCPDIEYAISNTAPLNIDVLLLGETGTGKDTLAQRIHCLSGRKGNFVAVNCAAIPETLAESQLFGVNSGAYTGAMQSRAGFVEAAHLGTLYLDEIDSMPLSLQAKLLRVLECRGVERLGSTRFIQVDMRVIASAQQSLHEMVERGAFRRDLYFRLNIVNIHLPPLRERRELIIPLFLNMIKQEAEAFKCPVQAPAGALLQQLLCHPWLGNVRELRSAAKRFVLGLTPLPTSVTPQTEMNLKARLQQIEKVLIEESLQRHEHSVDSAATELGVALRTLYYRMKQLKVFTP; from the coding sequence ATGCTGATCCCTGACCAAAACAACTTGTTGAATGACATACCTTTCATCGACTGCCCTGACATTGAATACGCTATCAGCAATACCGCCCCACTCAACATTGATGTTCTGTTACTCGGAGAAACAGGCACAGGAAAAGACACTCTGGCGCAACGCATACATTGTTTATCCGGACGCAAAGGAAACTTTGTTGCGGTCAACTGTGCCGCCATACCGGAAACCCTTGCCGAGAGCCAATTGTTCGGTGTCAACAGCGGTGCCTATACCGGCGCGATGCAATCGCGGGCCGGCTTTGTAGAAGCCGCCCATTTGGGCACCTTGTACCTCGACGAAATCGATAGCATGCCGTTGTCGCTCCAAGCCAAGCTGCTGCGGGTACTGGAATGTCGAGGGGTCGAACGCCTGGGCTCGACCCGATTCATCCAAGTGGATATGCGTGTCATCGCTTCTGCCCAGCAGTCCCTGCATGAGATGGTGGAACGAGGCGCCTTTCGACGGGATCTGTATTTCCGTCTCAATATCGTCAATATCCATCTTCCCCCTTTGCGGGAGCGACGGGAGCTCATTATTCCGTTGTTTCTTAATATGATCAAACAAGAAGCAGAGGCCTTTAAGTGCCCCGTGCAAGCGCCAGCAGGCGCGCTACTACAGCAATTACTCTGCCACCCCTGGCTCGGCAACGTTCGCGAACTTCGTTCAGCCGCTAAACGCTTCGTGTTGGGCCTAACCCCGCTCCCTACGAGCGTTACCCCCCAGACAGAGATGAATTTGAAGGCACGCCTGCAACAGATCGAAAAAGTATTGATTGAAGAGTCGCTGCAGCGGCATGAACACAGCGTCGACAGTGCAGCCACAGAGTTGGGGGTCGCGCTTCGCACGCTTTACTATCGAATGAAACAACTAAAAGTATTCACCCCTTGA